The Microbacterium horticulturae genome has a window encoding:
- a CDS encoding F0F1 ATP synthase subunit gamma — protein MGAQLRVYKQKIASAETTKKITKAMELIAASRIQKAMARVRAAGPFSQAVTRAVSAVATHSNVDHPLTREAEHIRRSAVVIFTSDRGLAGAFNSQILREGLELAELLKEDGKEPVFYLVGRKAVGYFQFRQMAHAADWIGDTDSPRFTWAEDISATLLDAFELGGEDGGVDEIHLVYNRFVSMMTQEPTTVRLLPLEVVEAEAEAVDNAVYPLYEFEPDSQSVLDAILPVYIQSRVFNALLQSSAAKHAATQKAMKSASDNADNLITDYTRLRNNARQAEITQQIAEIVGGADALSSGK, from the coding sequence ATGGGCGCACAACTCCGGGTCTACAAGCAGAAGATCGCTTCTGCTGAGACGACCAAGAAGATCACGAAGGCGATGGAGCTCATCGCGGCTTCGCGTATCCAGAAGGCGATGGCACGCGTTCGCGCTGCCGGACCCTTCTCGCAGGCCGTCACCCGAGCTGTGTCGGCCGTCGCGACGCACTCCAACGTCGACCACCCGCTGACCCGCGAAGCCGAGCACATCCGTCGCTCGGCCGTGGTCATCTTCACCTCCGACCGCGGACTCGCGGGCGCGTTCAACTCGCAGATCCTGCGCGAGGGGCTCGAGCTCGCCGAGCTGCTGAAGGAGGACGGCAAGGAGCCGGTGTTCTACCTCGTCGGTCGCAAGGCCGTCGGGTACTTCCAGTTCCGCCAGATGGCGCACGCGGCCGACTGGATCGGCGACACCGACAGCCCCCGGTTCACCTGGGCCGAAGACATCTCGGCGACCCTGCTGGATGCCTTCGAGCTCGGCGGCGAAGACGGCGGCGTGGATGAGATCCACCTCGTCTACAACCGCTTCGTCAGCATGATGACGCAGGAGCCGACCACCGTGCGTCTGCTGCCGCTGGAGGTCGTCGAGGCCGAAGCCGAAGCCGTCGACAACGCGGTGTACCCGCTGTACGAGTTCGAGCCCGACTCTCAGTCGGTGCTGGACGCGATCCTGCCGGTGTACATCCAGAGCCGCGTCTTCAACGCACTTCTGCAGTCGTCGGCGGCCAAGCACGCCGCGACGCAGAAGGCGATGAAGTCGGCCAGCGACAACGCCGACAATCTCATCACCGATTACACCCGTCTGCGCAACAATGCGCGTCAGGCGGAGATCACGCAGCAGATCGCCGAGATCGTCGGCGGCGCGGACGCCCTGTCGTCCGGCAAGTAG
- the atpD gene encoding F0F1 ATP synthase subunit beta, with protein MSLTAQETPTQVAGRVARVTGPVVDIEFPHDAIPDIYNALKTTITIDGESTEITLEVAQHLGDDLVRAISLKPTDGMVRGQEVRNTGGPITVPVGDVTKGHVFNVTGDVLNAEPGEKIEITERWGIHRKAPSFDQLESKTTMFETGIKVIDLLTPYVQGGKIGLFGGAGVGKTVLIQEMIQRVAQDHGGVSVFAGVGERTREGNDLISEMEEAGVFDKTALVFGQMDEPPGTRLRVALSALTMAEYFRDVQKQDVLLFIDNIFRFTQAGSEVSTLLGRMPSAVGYQPNLADEMGVLQERITSTRGHSITSLQAIYVPADDYTDPAPATTFAHLDATTELSREIASKGLYPAVDPLTSTSRILDPRYIGEDHYRVATAVKQILQKNKELQEIIAILGVDELSEEDKIVVARARRIQQFLSQNTYMAKKFTGVEGSTVPIKETIESFDAIVKGEFDHVAEQAFFNVGGISDVEAKWAQIQKENG; from the coding sequence ATGAGCCTCACCGCACAGGAGACGCCGACGCAGGTCGCCGGCCGCGTCGCGCGCGTCACCGGTCCCGTGGTCGACATCGAGTTCCCGCACGATGCGATCCCCGACATCTACAACGCGCTGAAGACCACGATCACGATCGACGGGGAGTCGACCGAGATCACGCTCGAGGTCGCTCAGCACCTCGGCGATGACCTCGTCCGCGCTATCTCGCTGAAGCCGACCGACGGCATGGTCCGCGGCCAGGAGGTGCGCAACACCGGCGGTCCCATCACGGTTCCCGTCGGTGATGTCACCAAGGGCCACGTGTTCAACGTCACCGGCGACGTGCTCAACGCCGAGCCGGGCGAGAAGATCGAGATCACCGAGCGGTGGGGCATCCACCGCAAGGCGCCGAGCTTCGACCAGCTCGAGTCGAAGACCACGATGTTCGAGACCGGCATCAAGGTCATCGACCTGCTCACCCCGTACGTGCAGGGTGGAAAGATCGGCCTCTTCGGTGGTGCGGGCGTCGGCAAGACCGTCCTCATCCAGGAGATGATCCAGCGTGTCGCGCAGGACCACGGTGGCGTCTCGGTGTTCGCTGGCGTCGGCGAGCGCACCCGTGAGGGCAACGACCTCATCAGCGAGATGGAAGAGGCGGGTGTCTTCGACAAGACCGCCCTTGTGTTCGGCCAGATGGACGAGCCCCCGGGGACGCGTCTGCGCGTCGCCCTCTCGGCCCTGACGATGGCGGAGTACTTCCGCGATGTGCAGAAGCAGGACGTGCTGCTGTTCATCGACAACATCTTCCGCTTCACGCAGGCCGGCTCCGAGGTCTCGACGCTGCTGGGCCGCATGCCCTCCGCGGTGGGCTACCAGCCGAACCTCGCCGACGAGATGGGTGTGCTCCAGGAGCGCATCACGTCGACGCGCGGCCACTCGATCACCTCGCTGCAGGCGATCTACGTGCCCGCCGACGACTACACCGACCCGGCCCCGGCCACGACGTTCGCCCACCTGGACGCCACGACCGAGCTCTCGCGTGAGATCGCGTCGAAGGGTCTGTACCCGGCCGTCGACCCGCTGACCTCGACGAGCCGCATCCTCGACCCGCGTTACATCGGTGAGGACCACTACCGCGTCGCCACCGCCGTGAAGCAGATCCTGCAGAAGAACAAGGAGCTGCAGGAGATCATCGCGATCCTCGGTGTCGACGAGCTGAGTGAAGAGGACAAGATCGTCGTCGCCCGCGCGCGCCGCATCCAGCAGTTCCTCTCGCAGAACACCTACATGGCCAAGAAGTTCACGGGTGTCGAGGGCTCCACGGTTCCGATCAAGGAGACCATCGAGTCCTTCGACGCGATC